In the genome of Aedes aegypti strain LVP_AGWG chromosome 2, AaegL5.0 Primary Assembly, whole genome shotgun sequence, the window CACTCATAGTTTCTCCTGCTATTCTCATACGATGCAGTATCTCTTCGTTGAAGCCAGGACTAATACTGATATCTTGATGCCATTTGTAAATTGTTTTAGGATGTGGTAAACATAGAACGTTTGCTGATCTCAACTTCTTATAACCAGCAGTCGACACTAATCTTTGTCGGGTAgcgaactttttcgcaaatttgtatCGTCTGCCATGCTTGTTTCTATTTAGGTTTTTTATGGACTCCAGCAAAACAGGATTGCTTTTCACGGTTTGTAGTATATACTTATCATCTCTAGATAGTTTTGTTTTTCGCTTGATCTCATTATTCAGTTTGATAATTTGTTGCTTTTTCTTAATTAAACTTTCTTTTCGTTTTTTACATAATCGGAGAacatttctgttgatttttctttCGTTAAGTAATTTACATTGCAACTCATGAACGTTTTTTAATTCAGCCTCGTACTTTACCCGGTAATCAATTCCAGTATTTGCTAGAAATAACGAAACAATGTTCGTGTGTTTGTTATCTTTTACTTTAAACATGAATTGATTTGTGCAAAAAACACGATTAATTTAAGTTTATTCACTTTTAACTAAATGCCATAtatagtattggacaaaacatttgcaacttgaTTGCATTTTGATTgacaaaatcactcaaaaatatatgttaaattccaagttatgtctgatgttctgccaaaatttcatttgaatcgatccataaataactgagatatagcttaccaaagttggtcattttgtatggtaaaTCGAAAGAAAATGCAAAAGTTTTGTCCACTACTGTATCTCTCTCTCAATCTGCTGTGGATTCTTACGCCAACTATCATTTCGACTAGGTTCATACGATGTTTCAGCCCAGGTGATTTGACAAGTGGCATAAAAATACACAGCAGAGTAAGAGGGAGACAAATAGGAAATATTCAGAATTTACTAAAATTGTGTAATTCTATGACTATTGTTGGTTTGGTGTGTAAAGTTTGTCATCATTGTAAAATAGCAGTAAATAccttcattttgattttttttcggctGCACACTCTGTTCTATCTGTTCTCTATATATCTCTAAGTATTCCACTCCATTCAGGGGTTCGCCCTCTAATAGCGTTGGAACAGCACCCTTGttcaacctggaattatcaaACTGTTTAGGACAATGTTTTAAAAGGCATACACTTGAGTTTATTGTACGAAATACGCGAGatgacaattgtcggtctcaTATAGCGAGGTTATagttctcgactcgagtgaagtgattcgccgtgtaaaccaaacggagaatatcttcactcgagtcgagaattgtcacctcgctatgtgagaccgacaattgtcatCTCGCGTAACTCGTAGAATAAACACTACTGTGTTTTGTTTGCCAGACGTCTTCTATGGAACCTCTCATTTGAACTGAACTGTTTTGAGTGCAAACTTAGTGATCTTTATAGCGCATTTCACCCTAAATTGGACTATCACACCAGTTGTAGAGTGCAGAAAAGTGTTATATAAGTATTCGTTTGCATCGGATCGTTTCGACGTATATGGTGCACTTGTGCCATGAACTACATAGAATAAGTACACCGAAGACACCATCAGGATTCGACGTAACTCCGAGCTGCTATCACACTTTGAAGAAGCGTGCACACTTTTGTGCCGATCCAATTTGGGGTGAAACTAGCAATATAATGAATAATCTTACTAACCCTTTCATGAAATCAAACGGATCCTTGAAGCATGATGCATCAAAATGCCGAGAACAAATTCGGCGATGGTCTAGCTTCCCTTTGAACACCGTGCCGTGTTTACGGCAGAATTCTTTCCAAACGGTTAAGCTAAAAATAAACGGAAGATAAACTAATGTATAAAGAAGATTATAAATTCGTTAACTTACTTGTCGTTGTCTTCGGGAAAACGGTGAAGGGAAACCACCGTATGGGATGGGATGCCGAATTTGTCCCGAGTTTTGCAACTGTCGATACAACAAATTTTCCCCATGGCGAATCAAcgattgtttatttattatcaCATGGCAACGCGGATTTGAATTTCGCGGGTAGCGAGATGAATTAGATTTCAGCTTTGCAAGGCAGATACAAATGTAGGTATTGTGTTTGCTATTCTAGTACTTCATGATCCCAAAAAAAAGTCATTTTATAAGGAAGTCAtacgtctttatttcgtctttgatcCTACCGACTGCGCCATTGTAGTAACCGAAAACGCGAATCAAGGACAACACGTCCATTCGCCAACAAAGTCGTTCACAGAATCTCTTACGCACGCATCATTTCAACACAACGGCCTTCAACATCAAGCCCAGCAGTAACACGTCACGCACACCAACTCTGGTTGAACTTATTCTCATTCCCTATCACACGCATTCAATCTTTGCCGTCACTCAACCATGCTACCTGTACCAGAAAGCAAGCCCAAGCATGTGTTGTTAGTTTCAGACTCACACACTCACATAACTGGTCCGTTGTTACAACAAGAAGTAGAACTTGAAGCAACCAAACGAAGATGAACCACGATACATTCGAAATCTGACACTCTCAAGTATTTTCAGACATACACTTGCGAATTGTTTTATTAAATCATTAATTATTTTTCCCAAGTACATCATTATTACTACAGTTAGTTGGGACATTACTTTTGTAAAACATGAATTTGCTAGGCCCCGCCAGAAAATAAAATCTAGCTACGCCAAAGCTGTTTAAATTGATTTCTTATGCTTTCAAAATAAGTTCTAAGAGAGAAAAACTTTCTGGGAGAGAAAAGGGTGCGTACTGAACTTAGCTTTCACCAAAACAAGAGCTTGATGGTTTGCAAGAGATACCTATCGTTCAAATAAGCGGGTGTGCACGGTATTTCGGATCTAAAAGTTCCATTCTTCAGTATGACTTCAAAGACACAGCCCTAGAACATACAAGGATTGGAGCACTGAATTTAATGATGCAATATTGcatggaaaatatttttttgtaacggTATATATTTCCAGTTCTTTATCAGTTTGAGAATAGAATTACGCGATGTCATTTTGCATTGAGTAAGGCATGCTTCATTGAGATTCGCTTTATAAGTAACTCTCTTCTTCAGAAGAATCTCtagaataaaagaaaataatacAGAGATATAGattcatgttgaaaaaaaaatcactcaaaccTTTCTATTGATATGTCACTTTGATCACTGGAATCCATCGGTTCGGAACAAATCGTACAAAGGTTTTGAATTTCCACAAAACACTCGTAGCAGTACACTCCTACGCAACCAGGTCGTAGACAACTCACCGCCTCGTTCTCCGCTATCCGTTCGCTACAGAAGATACACTTCTTTCCACCACCATTTGATCCCAATATCTTGCGGCAAATCCAGAACAGATTAGTCTTTGCTCTGAAGATATCCATCAACTTTCTTGGCTTGGAATCACCGGAGCCTAATCCCAATTGTCGCCGTAGGATCTTAACGAAGGACTCCCTTTTCAGCAGAACATCATTGTACAACCAGGTGGCTCGTTCCTTTGCCCTATCGGGGTAATAGGCCCTCATGATTATCTGACGGATACGGAGACCATATGGTTCCAGCACAATACACATCCAACAAAACAACAAGAGCAAGCTGATCTGCAAGTACCGAATGAAGTCGGGAGTCTTTGGATCCGGTGCGCACCGTGCCGGATCTAGAATGTCCGCATGTTTTACCATTGGTTCGAAAGCTCCAACGATCCCTCGGTACATATCAGCGATAATGCCGGAACCACTAACTTCCAACGTGACCATTGGAGGTCGTTCGATGTCCGCTTGCCTCAGAAAGACATGCCGAATCAGTGCCAGAAGCCAGTACAGACAGTAGTCGGCCGCCATCAGCCCCAGGATATGGATCGAGGAAATGAACAGGAAGACTGCACTACGCGCAATGCGCAGCTTCTCCTTGCGAATCAAGGACATCGACGTTAGATGTATGTAGCGATTACGCTCCTTACGTGTCAGCGGAAGTACGGTGTCCCGATTCATCGATCGTCGATGTTCATCGATAGCAATGAAGTCCCGACTGATGTAGAAGTTGTCGAAGCTATCCTTGGTTAGGTACTTCATT includes:
- the LOC110677246 gene encoding DC-STAMP domain-containing protein 2-like, with translation MCELIDFVSDQIVETIEKKLQEFIHNIQVMFRVKVDFDHSFEFQTNFSRNYTDIVSAITQEINHRSRYLFTLFNVFTIVSSFCFICVVIRSVRYKMKYLTKDSFDNFYISRDFIAIDEHRRSMNRDTVLPLTRKERNRYIHLTSMSLIRKEKLRIARSAVFLFISSIHILGLMAADYCLYWLLALIRHVFLRQADIERPPMVTLEVSGSGIIADMYRGIVGAFEPMVKHADILDPARCAPDPKTPDFIRYLQISLLLLFCWMCIVLEPYGLRIRQIIMRAYYPDRAKERATWLYNDVLLKRESFVKILRRQLGLGSGDSKPRKLMDIFRAKTNLFWICRKILGSNGGGKKCIFCSERIAENEAVSCLRPGCVGVYCYECFVEIQNLCTICSEPMDSSDQSDISIERFE